One Cryobacterium psychrophilum DNA segment encodes these proteins:
- the istA gene encoding IS21 family transposase has protein sequence MSVQENIRTLDSHGIAGREIARRLGVSRDAVVKYTGQRDYSPQPPAPMARPAGSAMTGFETTVEEWLSEDQRRPRKQRHTAKRVFDRLVAERGFTGSYSPVQRFVKKWNDLHRQAGEGFTELVWPAGTAQVDFGQAEAIIGGLRQVLHIFVVTFPFSNMRFVQAYRGETAECVCHGLRTVFDHIGAAPRHLVFDNATGIGRRVGTKVVETKLFGAFKLHYRSESRYCNPYSGNEKGNVENAVGFLRRNLMVPEPEAATLQGLNEVLMTRCLALAEATHYRKGLPISELFAQDVAASLALPGVGFDPVRYESRTADKKGNLLIDGNTYAAGSSFHSRTLTVGLRHDVIEILDEQSTPVRSFPRAFGRQTETIFGPAALLPLLVTKPGAWSHSQLRPLVPGPVRDWLDKATATNRRRLLSAVDAASGSAGFDAAITAADMLIQRGDTPEIAALGMLARRLAGGTSPAVENVDLSVYDIFTADAFTTVNTLTGEIA, from the coding sequence ATGTCCGTGCAAGAAAATATCAGAACTCTCGACTCCCACGGAATTGCGGGCCGTGAAATCGCCCGCCGGTTGGGAGTCAGCCGCGACGCGGTGGTCAAATACACCGGTCAACGTGACTACTCACCCCAGCCTCCGGCGCCGATGGCCCGGCCCGCGGGCTCGGCGATGACTGGGTTTGAAACGACCGTGGAAGAGTGGTTGAGCGAGGACCAGCGCCGACCCCGGAAGCAACGCCACACGGCCAAGCGGGTCTTTGACCGGTTGGTCGCCGAGAGGGGTTTCACCGGCAGTTACTCTCCGGTGCAACGCTTCGTGAAGAAGTGGAACGACCTTCATCGCCAGGCCGGGGAGGGCTTCACCGAATTGGTCTGGCCGGCCGGCACCGCGCAGGTCGACTTCGGCCAGGCCGAGGCCATCATCGGCGGGCTCCGGCAGGTCCTGCATATCTTCGTTGTCACGTTTCCGTTCTCGAACATGCGCTTCGTGCAGGCCTACCGCGGCGAAACCGCCGAGTGCGTCTGCCACGGGCTGCGCACTGTGTTTGATCACATCGGTGCTGCGCCGCGGCACTTGGTCTTTGACAATGCCACTGGCATCGGACGACGCGTCGGCACCAAGGTCGTCGAGACCAAGCTGTTTGGCGCGTTCAAACTGCACTACCGATCCGAATCCAGATACTGCAATCCATACTCCGGCAACGAGAAAGGCAACGTGGAAAACGCCGTCGGGTTCCTCCGCCGGAACCTGATGGTCCCCGAGCCCGAAGCAGCCACCTTGCAGGGCCTGAACGAGGTGCTGATGACGCGGTGCCTGGCGCTGGCTGAGGCCACGCACTACCGGAAAGGCCTGCCCATCAGCGAGCTCTTCGCCCAGGACGTCGCTGCCAGCCTGGCGTTGCCCGGCGTCGGCTTTGACCCGGTGCGTTACGAGTCCCGCACCGCCGACAAGAAGGGCAACCTCCTCATCGACGGGAACACCTACGCGGCCGGTTCCTCCTTCCACAGCCGCACCCTCACGGTCGGATTACGCCACGACGTCATCGAGATCCTCGACGAACAGTCGACGCCCGTCCGCTCCTTCCCGCGGGCCTTCGGACGACAGACCGAGACGATCTTCGGACCGGCCGCGCTCCTGCCGTTGCTAGTGACCAAGCCCGGCGCCTGGAGCCATTCCCAGCTGCGGCCGTTGGTCCCAGGGCCCGTGCGCGACTGGCTCGACAAGGCCACCGCAACCAACCGGCGCCGACTTCTCAGTGCCGTTGATGCCGCATCAGGATCGGCCGGGTTCGATGCTGCCATCACTGCTGCTGACATGCTGATCCAGCGCGGAGACACCCCGGAGATCGCTGCGTTGGGCATGCTCGCCCGGCGCCTGGCCGGCGGGACCAGCCCGGCAGTGGAGAACGTGGACTTGAGCGTTTATGACATCTTCACCGCCGACGCCTTCACTACCGTCAACACGCTGACGGGAGAAATCGCATGA
- the istB gene encoding IS21-like element helper ATPase IstB — MTLITAQDIIATGRQASLTHAVLVEWAEKGTPKQREYLHGVLLAEHESRQASRRQRLLTAARLPALKSLTGFDYSSVKFPEDYGREELTSLDFINRAEDLVLYGDVGTGKTHLASALIAAACQQGIPGRFYTTSSLVMQLRRAKDEGRLDRELANIAKNRLIAIDEFGYLPIDTEGARLLFQVIADGYEKRSLIITTNLEFSRWGTVFGDDNMAAAVIDRIVHHGRLLQFRGESYRVKHALMK; from the coding sequence ATGACCCTGATCACTGCGCAGGACATCATCGCGACCGGCCGGCAAGCATCGCTGACCCACGCCGTGCTGGTCGAATGGGCCGAGAAAGGCACCCCGAAACAACGCGAATACCTTCACGGAGTGCTCCTGGCCGAGCACGAATCCCGACAAGCATCACGCCGTCAACGACTGTTGACGGCCGCTCGGCTGCCGGCGCTGAAATCGCTCACAGGTTTCGACTACTCAAGCGTGAAATTCCCCGAGGACTACGGCCGGGAGGAGCTGACGTCGTTGGATTTCATCAACCGGGCCGAAGACCTGGTCCTCTACGGCGACGTTGGCACCGGCAAAACCCACCTCGCCAGCGCGCTCATCGCCGCCGCCTGCCAGCAAGGAATCCCAGGCCGCTTCTACACGACCTCGTCGCTAGTGATGCAGCTGCGCCGCGCCAAAGACGAAGGCCGCCTCGACCGGGAACTAGCCAACATAGCGAAGAACCGGCTCATCGCAATTGACGAATTTGGCTACCTCCCGATTGATACTGAGGGAGCTCGGCTCTTGTTCCAAGTCATCGCGGATGGTTATGAAAAAAGAAGCCTGATCATCACAACAAATCTAGAATTTTCGCGCTGGGGAACGGTGTTCGGCGACGACAACATGGCCGCAGCCGTCATCGACCGCATCGTCCACCACGGCCGCCTCCTCCAGTTTCGCGGCGAGTCCTACCGCGTGAAGCACGCGCTCATGAAATAG
- a CDS encoding tyrosine-type recombinase/integrase encodes MHSWAASLTTDLKRQNAQALLGLAGGAGLRANEIIDLRLGDIDVIDGRLFVNVPGVNPRRVPVRHPWNRTLLRSVACRTDPNEYVFRAYRFEEYRPRAIQTFLTDHPGRVRATVSRLRATWIVAQIDLGLPLPVLMALAGFSTTGSLDKHLVHARSLDVANYVGLVIGEEVSA; translated from the coding sequence ATGCACAGCTGGGCGGCAAGCCTCACGACAGACCTGAAACGGCAAAACGCCCAGGCCCTCCTCGGACTCGCCGGCGGCGCCGGACTCCGCGCCAATGAAATCATCGACCTCCGCCTCGGCGACATCGACGTCATCGACGGGCGCCTTTTCGTCAATGTGCCCGGCGTGAACCCTCGCCGAGTTCCGGTGCGGCACCCGTGGAACCGCACCCTGCTTCGCAGCGTCGCCTGCCGCACCGACCCCAACGAGTACGTCTTCCGGGCCTACCGCTTCGAGGAGTACCGCCCGCGGGCCATCCAGACATTCCTCACCGACCACCCAGGCCGCGTGCGAGCTACCGTGTCACGTCTGCGTGCAACATGGATCGTTGCACAGATCGATCTCGGACTCCCTCTCCCCGTACTCATGGCCCTGGCTGGGTTCTCCACGACGGGGAGTCTGGACAAACACCTCGTGCACGCCCGGTCACTCGATGTGGCCAACTACGTCGGCCTCGTCATTGGTGAAGAGGTGTCCGCATGA
- a CDS encoding DEAD/DEAH box helicase, with amino-acid sequence MDIPVRSTLYDFQLDAVESVESFLDADESRGNTFIVSMPTGSGKSGVIAYVAQDRVGDAGDVLLLCPWDALVTQLSDDVGARFWSHAGVDASSMLAPVRLYPSTARGEIQSAVKPTIWIMTLAALVGMAAEDRRSLEARLQTVIIDEGHYEPAPSWAQAVRKLGKRTLLFTATPFRNDVKYFDVAEGDSFHYPARAAIESGRLRTPEFHSISVDTPQSFVEQLTAFVEENLNDADKIIVRCATHQEIRRVVQLLQQAEQSVLGIHERFTAEDSSEGLVAKVPATHEARYWVHQNKLIEGVDHAEFRCVALYRSPRSDRALIQQIGRVLRGAHQNPRALVLGISGDDLRRVWDAFLSYDFQNDSSVSSIRGILGLASGRHFYTSGTFRLPLDIENIDPNELRVPRSFTVHELPASATDPISLLLQMLDTSIGETDGEKVGSPIVGEWTRPESPTIAWVAQLVYVSEQSPILARSSFYDSSLKLVFFAVTGSRVYAQPAVRLDFVGNGFRTVSPDVLRSAFADSNGTFTSVSLKNTDLSSTAERTRTQTAVSLSDLAPDLGDYFKSPSTITGTVNNVALDGEKYGSLRYVGFSKSRIREHGRVSIDECLNWLAQIEAALLAHVTNVDHSIFSRYAEIVSCGDPVAQNFLLDLDAATMEEYVGTDGMALNLTDICVDLVSDSSLKLFRMSDNEEFECSLTWSGRRYEFTSGKLDSEFSSPVSRYGSLSAEISDRQAFRLIVHDRHSPDELMQYVDAQFVRPRSSMALSSNGSGVVLDGLLAGAALSAVTSEKGGAVVASTWTQGSMFRLICEEIKAGTLFGERVSADSLVVCDDDSGETADFYVVDVTNRKLIAIHAKVKAGSGGRGASGLHDVAAQAQKHLGTMRPGGRGFDRKKMAARWKKRWTLLEGSEVPRIQSGHDAATAAALVWNALRDPSYEREVLIATAGILNKNKFMPSARRGTPQALQALYLIQSVWASAGAVGARLRIVVNE; translated from the coding sequence TTGGACATTCCGGTTCGATCTACGCTTTACGACTTCCAGCTCGACGCGGTGGAGTCCGTCGAGAGTTTCCTGGACGCAGACGAATCGCGCGGGAATACCTTCATAGTTTCAATGCCCACGGGGAGCGGCAAGAGCGGAGTCATTGCATATGTCGCTCAGGACCGGGTTGGTGATGCGGGCGACGTGTTGCTTCTTTGTCCGTGGGACGCCCTTGTTACGCAGCTCAGCGACGACGTCGGCGCTCGTTTCTGGAGTCACGCCGGGGTCGATGCGTCGTCCATGCTGGCGCCAGTTCGCCTATATCCCTCAACCGCCCGCGGCGAGATTCAGTCTGCCGTGAAGCCCACGATCTGGATCATGACGTTGGCGGCGCTTGTCGGGATGGCTGCCGAAGACAGGCGGAGCCTTGAGGCGCGCCTGCAGACTGTCATCATTGATGAGGGCCACTACGAGCCTGCACCTTCATGGGCGCAGGCCGTGCGAAAACTTGGCAAACGCACCCTTCTCTTCACCGCGACACCATTCAGGAACGACGTCAAGTATTTTGATGTCGCCGAGGGAGACAGTTTCCACTACCCGGCCAGGGCGGCCATAGAGTCCGGGAGGTTGCGCACCCCGGAATTTCACTCTATTTCTGTGGATACACCTCAGTCATTTGTCGAGCAGCTGACGGCGTTCGTCGAGGAGAATCTGAACGACGCTGACAAGATCATCGTTCGTTGCGCGACTCATCAGGAGATCAGGCGCGTCGTTCAACTGCTCCAGCAAGCCGAACAATCCGTGCTCGGAATACATGAACGATTTACAGCGGAGGATTCGTCAGAGGGACTTGTCGCGAAAGTTCCAGCGACGCATGAGGCTCGATATTGGGTGCACCAGAACAAGTTGATAGAAGGCGTCGACCATGCGGAATTCCGTTGCGTCGCGCTATATCGATCCCCGAGAAGCGATCGAGCTCTCATTCAGCAGATAGGTCGAGTCTTGCGCGGCGCGCACCAGAACCCTCGCGCCTTAGTTCTCGGAATAAGCGGCGATGACCTCCGCAGAGTTTGGGACGCCTTTCTCTCGTACGACTTCCAGAATGACTCGTCTGTGTCTTCAATTCGGGGAATTCTTGGGCTCGCGTCCGGCCGCCATTTCTACACGAGCGGCACATTTCGATTGCCATTGGACATCGAGAACATCGATCCCAATGAGCTTCGGGTCCCACGCTCATTCACTGTGCACGAACTTCCGGCGTCCGCCACCGATCCGATCAGCCTTCTACTTCAAATGCTCGATACGAGTATTGGAGAAACCGACGGCGAAAAAGTTGGAAGCCCCATCGTAGGCGAGTGGACGCGGCCTGAATCCCCGACCATCGCTTGGGTGGCGCAACTCGTTTATGTGAGCGAACAGTCGCCGATCCTCGCGCGGAGCAGCTTCTACGACTCGTCCCTTAAACTCGTATTCTTTGCTGTCACGGGATCGCGCGTGTACGCTCAACCCGCTGTCCGTCTCGATTTCGTCGGCAACGGCTTTCGGACGGTTTCTCCAGACGTTCTCCGGTCAGCATTTGCCGACTCTAACGGAACGTTTACGAGCGTGTCTCTCAAGAACACGGACCTTTCTTCCACGGCCGAGAGAACGCGAACGCAGACTGCCGTCTCATTGTCGGATCTCGCGCCTGACCTTGGCGACTACTTCAAATCTCCGAGCACAATCACTGGAACCGTGAACAACGTGGCTCTTGATGGAGAGAAATACGGTTCGCTTCGCTACGTCGGTTTTTCAAAGAGCCGCATCCGTGAACACGGGCGCGTGTCGATCGACGAATGTCTTAATTGGCTGGCACAAATCGAGGCAGCGCTCCTTGCGCATGTCACCAATGTTGACCACTCAATCTTTTCGAGGTACGCCGAAATCGTTTCGTGCGGTGATCCCGTGGCGCAGAATTTTCTCCTCGACCTAGATGCCGCCACGATGGAGGAGTACGTGGGGACAGACGGCATGGCCCTGAATCTGACTGATATCTGTGTCGATCTCGTTTCTGATTCGAGCCTCAAATTGTTCCGGATGTCGGACAACGAAGAATTTGAATGTTCGCTTACTTGGTCGGGTCGGCGGTACGAGTTTACGAGCGGCAAGCTCGACTCGGAGTTCTCAAGTCCTGTTTCTCGGTATGGATCACTGTCGGCTGAGATCTCTGACAGACAGGCTTTCCGCCTCATCGTGCACGACCGACACTCGCCGGATGAACTCATGCAGTACGTCGATGCGCAGTTTGTTAGACCAAGAAGCAGCATGGCGCTCAGTAGCAATGGGAGCGGCGTGGTTCTAGACGGACTGCTGGCTGGGGCTGCTCTTAGCGCCGTAACCTCAGAGAAAGGCGGTGCGGTAGTCGCCAGCACCTGGACGCAAGGAAGCATGTTCCGACTTATCTGCGAAGAGATCAAGGCCGGCACCCTTTTCGGCGAGAGGGTGTCGGCGGATTCCCTCGTGGTTTGCGACGACGATTCGGGAGAAACTGCTGATTTTTATGTAGTCGATGTCACCAATCGTAAGCTGATCGCAATCCATGCCAAAGTCAAAGCGGGCAGCGGGGGAAGGGGCGCATCTGGTCTCCACGATGTTGCAGCTCAAGCACAGAAACACCTCGGCACGATGCGACCTGGCGGTAGAGGGTTCGATCGGAAGAAGATGGCTGCTCGGTGGAAGAAGCGCTGGACTTTGCTCGAGGGCAGCGAAGTGCCCCGGATTCAGTCAGGGCACGATGCGGCGACTGCGGCAGCTCTCGTGTGGAATGCGCTCCGTGATCCGTCCTATGAACGTGAAGTCTTGATCGCAACTGCAGGGATTCTGAACAAGAATAAATTCATGCCCTCCGCGAGGCGGGGAACACCGCAAGCTCTGCAGGCGCTCTACCTAATCCAAAGTGTCTGGGCTTCTGCCGGAGCTGTGGGAGCGCGGCTTCGTATCGTTGTGAATGAATAG
- a CDS encoding alpha/beta hydrolase — MSNDPILLFLHGIGDGDQDDSWKISATEALTRLGYPDLDTVRVIAPKYAHALKGWDDKVPLPGVTIKQASREAAKTNRRDFERRMGAVEYRLGRHDRGNGQPGGDALIGVAVGLPFFRQAHNYLKNPEIRAQVLTRILTRLPESGSLVIVGHSLGSVIAADLVRRLPVGLDVVGMVTIGSPLANGTFDVDKLRETLKEPPINLGWWVSFWNAPDLVAAHRGVSSVFPWMVDFRIDTKNVGTQAHAAAEYLSNEAVAAAIGFALFGSRSKELAGIDKGLDIPVDQIENMALVALRYAHLTKMRMEGDQQDRFAGALRHVQGTVIEGIRRRNDSEDRGIPYAVARLAFDLSDPQVTVPEPLPSSHMAKDEAAVLLTILAAENVIRPFEISISKDKWQEAMKDLTAEMGLGSQYGVDIFAAAKRAQEALSGGVNWVKWGVLGAGAALIVLATGGLVLAAGAGLAGAAVITSALAAFGPGGMMGGLLTAGTLLTAGGSGLALGLASPGTTAATLEAVVERQLAIAILRQSQDLEQDPAGWRVLAETEIEVRREYERLDEFSDDSSPALKELKRKIQTIERALKYLKDNGLEPGNTSSIPDHTG; from the coding sequence TTGTCGAACGACCCGATTTTGCTGTTCTTGCATGGGATTGGGGACGGCGACCAGGACGACTCCTGGAAGATTAGCGCGACAGAGGCCCTGACCCGTCTGGGATACCCCGATCTGGACACAGTGCGCGTGATCGCACCCAAGTACGCGCACGCGCTCAAGGGCTGGGATGACAAAGTGCCCCTGCCGGGCGTGACGATCAAGCAGGCTTCCCGCGAGGCGGCCAAGACCAACCGCAGAGACTTCGAGCGCCGCATGGGCGCCGTTGAGTACAGGCTCGGACGTCATGATCGCGGCAATGGCCAGCCAGGTGGAGACGCTCTTATCGGTGTCGCCGTCGGACTTCCTTTCTTCAGGCAAGCTCACAACTACCTCAAGAATCCTGAGATTCGCGCGCAGGTCCTGACTCGTATCCTCACGAGGCTGCCCGAGTCAGGGAGTCTTGTGATCGTGGGCCATAGCCTCGGTTCCGTGATCGCCGCCGACCTCGTGCGTCGCTTGCCCGTTGGGCTCGATGTTGTCGGCATGGTGACTATTGGGAGCCCGTTGGCAAACGGAACCTTCGATGTTGACAAACTGAGGGAGACGCTAAAGGAACCGCCGATAAATCTGGGATGGTGGGTCAGCTTCTGGAATGCCCCCGATCTCGTGGCCGCACACCGTGGTGTGTCCTCCGTATTTCCCTGGATGGTCGATTTTCGGATTGACACGAAAAATGTGGGGACCCAAGCTCACGCGGCGGCAGAATATCTATCCAACGAGGCGGTTGCGGCTGCCATTGGCTTCGCGCTGTTCGGGTCTAGATCGAAGGAGCTCGCCGGCATCGACAAGGGTCTCGACATCCCCGTGGACCAAATAGAAAACATGGCTCTTGTTGCGCTGCGGTACGCGCACCTCACGAAGATGAGGATGGAAGGTGACCAACAGGATCGTTTCGCCGGCGCACTTCGACACGTTCAAGGGACCGTCATCGAGGGCATCAGAAGACGAAACGACAGCGAGGACAGAGGAATACCATACGCGGTTGCACGCCTCGCCTTCGACCTGTCCGATCCGCAAGTGACTGTGCCCGAGCCGCTCCCGAGCAGCCACATGGCGAAGGACGAGGCCGCCGTTCTGTTGACGATCCTCGCGGCAGAGAACGTCATCCGACCGTTCGAGATTTCGATTTCAAAGGATAAGTGGCAGGAGGCCATGAAAGATCTCACCGCCGAGATGGGTTTGGGAAGCCAGTACGGCGTCGATATATTCGCGGCCGCCAAGCGTGCGCAAGAGGCACTAAGCGGCGGAGTGAACTGGGTGAAGTGGGGTGTACTTGGTGCCGGCGCGGCCCTGATTGTTCTGGCGACCGGCGGTTTGGTCCTCGCCGCTGGAGCAGGTCTGGCCGGAGCCGCAGTGATTACCAGCGCATTGGCGGCCTTTGGGCCGGGCGGGATGATGGGGGGCCTGCTGACGGCTGGCACCCTCCTAACAGCGGGTGGCAGCGGCCTCGCACTCGGCCTGGCTAGCCCAGGAACCACCGCGGCGACTCTCGAAGCGGTTGTCGAACGCCAGCTGGCTATTGCAATTTTGCGGCAAAGTCAAGACCTCGAGCAGGATCCGGCTGGCTGGAGAGTCCTAGCCGAGACCGAGATTGAGGTCCGTCGTGAATATGAGCGGCTCGACGAGTTCTCGGACGATTCGTCACCGGCGCTTAAAGAGCTGAAGCGGAAGATTCAGACCATCGAGCGTGCGCTCAAATATCTGAAAGACAATGGCCTCGAGCCAGGTAATACCTCCAGCATTCCCGACCACACCGGTTGA
- a CDS encoding AAA family ATPase, translated as MIQLEHLHVEDFRGIRVLNLPLKSKSFAIHGPNGSGKSGVVDAIDFALSGSIHRLLGAGTGGVSLLKHGPHVHKRNDPGAAVVELTVKDIDTGDTAVIRRSIKDPNIFSLTPDTAPMRASIAEAQAHPELTLSRREIIRYVLAQPGTRAQEVQALLKLDRLDEFRKLLKSALTKTSAALNVSTTEKSTAETNFAAHLGIGELFAGEIAREVNQRRSALGAPSLTEITIDTNLEERLAATADSGSFNLVTALSEVAGLIAALEDTTHLRTHQSELAAVAQEFVDDPALLEALQHRQLLDTGLAALVDGHCPLCDHDWEDIDTLRSHLSSKIERSKSAVDARTRLLKAADFYRADVRRMKESVDNAIPFAMSHGDDTLPHLLTTFSAGLAAHGQTVGATPESILAAANTLLASAFTAEGDIRLLLGEMDTNLKALPDQSAATAARSYLAVAQDRWSRVRVARSQAGKAMSVRDNAQMIYDSFCEVSDTALKELYETVEADFSRFYQIINSDDEGHFTAELKPSSGSLDLSVDFYGIGKFPPTAYHSEGHQDGMGVCLYLALVKQLLGEGFRYAVLDDVVMSVDVNHRKQFCELLKAEFPCVQFIITTHDVVWARQMQSAGLITSKSQARFYGWTVNGGPVHEQGDIWERIDEDLAKEEVAGAAHKLRRRLEAAVSDIAEAIGGKVAYQGDNNYDLSVFLDAVKGRYGDLLGKAAAAANSWSDADAVAAVQAQKNARAAVAPGQEAQAWLINALVHNNDWANGSVNDFKPVLKASREFLNLFTCDNPACGGWIYVVGRPEEALRCACGKYNLNLKKKQ; from the coding sequence ATGATTCAGCTCGAACACCTCCATGTTGAGGACTTCCGAGGTATCCGGGTCCTGAACCTGCCCTTGAAATCGAAGTCGTTCGCGATCCACGGTCCCAATGGATCGGGCAAGAGCGGTGTCGTCGATGCGATCGACTTCGCGCTCTCGGGCAGCATCCATCGTCTTCTGGGCGCCGGAACCGGAGGCGTCTCACTCCTCAAGCACGGCCCGCATGTGCACAAGCGTAACGACCCGGGGGCCGCCGTCGTTGAATTGACAGTGAAAGACATCGACACCGGTGATACTGCCGTCATTCGTCGAAGTATCAAGGACCCGAACATCTTCTCGTTGACGCCCGACACGGCGCCGATGCGCGCGTCGATCGCTGAGGCTCAAGCTCACCCCGAACTCACACTGTCGCGCCGGGAAATTATTAGGTACGTTCTCGCTCAGCCAGGTACCCGCGCCCAAGAGGTGCAAGCCCTGCTCAAGCTCGACCGACTCGACGAGTTCAGGAAGCTTTTGAAGTCGGCGCTCACTAAGACGAGCGCTGCGCTCAATGTGTCGACCACTGAGAAGTCGACGGCTGAGACGAATTTCGCGGCCCATCTGGGAATCGGGGAGCTTTTTGCGGGAGAGATCGCGCGCGAAGTGAACCAGCGCCGCAGCGCCTTAGGTGCTCCGTCCCTAACTGAGATCACCATCGATACCAACCTCGAGGAAAGACTCGCGGCCACCGCGGACTCGGGTAGCTTCAATCTCGTCACCGCGCTTTCTGAGGTGGCCGGCCTGATCGCGGCGCTCGAGGACACGACCCACCTCAGGACTCATCAATCAGAGCTGGCTGCAGTGGCGCAGGAGTTTGTCGACGATCCAGCCCTGCTCGAGGCGCTGCAGCACCGGCAACTCCTCGACACCGGGCTCGCCGCTTTGGTTGATGGTCATTGTCCGCTCTGTGACCATGACTGGGAGGACATCGATACGCTTCGTTCTCACCTGAGCTCGAAGATCGAGCGGTCGAAGAGCGCGGTTGACGCACGGACCCGGCTATTGAAAGCTGCAGACTTCTACCGCGCAGATGTTCGTCGGATGAAGGAGTCAGTCGATAACGCCATTCCGTTCGCTATGTCCCATGGCGATGACACGCTTCCCCACCTCCTCACCACCTTCTCGGCTGGCCTCGCTGCGCATGGACAAACCGTCGGGGCGACACCGGAATCAATCCTCGCTGCCGCAAACACGCTGCTCGCTTCGGCGTTCACAGCTGAAGGTGACATCCGTCTCCTACTTGGTGAAATGGACACGAACCTAAAGGCGTTGCCAGATCAGAGCGCAGCGACGGCGGCCCGGAGTTACCTCGCGGTTGCACAGGACCGCTGGTCACGGGTCCGAGTAGCGCGGTCGCAGGCAGGCAAGGCGATGTCTGTCCGAGACAACGCTCAGATGATCTACGACAGCTTCTGCGAGGTCTCGGATACAGCGCTCAAGGAGCTTTACGAAACGGTCGAGGCGGACTTCAGCCGCTTCTACCAGATCATCAACTCCGACGATGAGGGGCACTTCACCGCGGAGTTGAAGCCATCGTCCGGAAGTCTCGATCTGTCGGTGGACTTCTATGGCATCGGCAAGTTCCCGCCGACGGCGTACCACAGCGAGGGTCACCAGGACGGAATGGGGGTCTGCCTGTACCTTGCGCTCGTGAAGCAGTTGCTCGGCGAAGGCTTCCGCTACGCAGTGCTCGACGACGTGGTCATGTCAGTCGACGTCAATCACCGCAAGCAGTTCTGCGAACTCTTGAAGGCCGAGTTTCCCTGCGTCCAGTTCATCATTACCACGCACGACGTAGTGTGGGCGCGGCAGATGCAGTCCGCGGGACTCATCACGTCGAAGTCTCAAGCCCGTTTCTACGGGTGGACGGTCAATGGCGGACCGGTCCACGAGCAAGGTGACATCTGGGAGCGAATCGACGAAGACCTCGCGAAGGAAGAAGTCGCTGGTGCTGCTCACAAGCTTCGTCGTCGCCTTGAGGCTGCTGTTTCGGACATCGCAGAAGCCATCGGTGGGAAGGTCGCCTACCAAGGAGACAATAACTACGATCTGTCTGTCTTCCTCGATGCCGTAAAAGGTCGATATGGAGACCTCCTTGGTAAGGCCGCGGCGGCAGCAAACTCGTGGAGCGACGCGGACGCTGTCGCAGCGGTTCAAGCCCAGAAGAATGCCCGCGCCGCAGTTGCGCCTGGACAGGAAGCCCAAGCGTGGCTCATCAATGCTCTCGTGCACAACAATGACTGGGCGAATGGCTCCGTGAACGACTTCAAGCCCGTGCTCAAGGCGTCTCGCGAATTCTTGAATCTGTTCACCTGCGACAACCCGGCGTGTGGCGGCTGGATTTACGTTGTCGGACGCCCGGAAGAAGCGCTGCGCTGCGCCTGTGGCAAGTACAACCTGAACCTCAAGAAGAAGCAGTAG
- a CDS encoding metallophosphoesterase family protein — MTVWWTSDTHFSHANIIEYCNRPFRDVQEMNEALIEKWNSTVAADDVVFHLGDLALGHDIGRQIALTAELHGDKRLVRGNHDRIAESFAGRRNAAGFSRMYEDAGWIILPEQFEHSIGAHRVLVCHFPYIGDSKDHDRYLTYRPVDKGLPIIHGHVHNEFVERGRQFNVGVDVRQYAPVGESVILRWLEGLISKSEIE; from the coding sequence ATGACCGTGTGGTGGACCAGCGACACTCATTTCTCCCACGCGAACATCATTGAGTACTGCAATCGTCCGTTTCGAGATGTTCAGGAGATGAATGAGGCCCTCATTGAGAAATGGAATTCGACTGTAGCGGCCGACGACGTTGTCTTTCACCTGGGCGACCTGGCTCTTGGGCACGATATTGGGCGACAGATTGCTCTGACTGCGGAGCTCCACGGCGACAAACGGCTCGTACGTGGAAATCACGACCGAATAGCGGAGTCGTTCGCTGGGCGACGAAACGCAGCAGGGTTCTCACGTATGTACGAGGACGCTGGATGGATCATTCTTCCCGAGCAGTTTGAACACTCCATTGGAGCGCACCGGGTTCTCGTTTGCCATTTCCCCTATATCGGGGACTCGAAAGATCATGACAGGTACCTTACGTATCGTCCCGTCGACAAGGGGCTGCCCATCATCCACGGCCACGTCCACAATGAATTCGTCGAGCGCGGCCGCCAGTTCAACGTTGGCGTGGATGTTCGCCAGTATGCGCCTGTCGGAGAGTCCGTCATCTTGCGATGGTTAGAAGGCCTGATTTCGAAGAGTGAGATCGAATGA